Proteins encoded by one window of Mastacembelus armatus chromosome 23, fMasArm1.2, whole genome shotgun sequence:
- the chpt1 gene encoding cholinephosphotransferase 1 — translation MAHFLWPEPLSVAQLKRLEEHKYSASGRSLFEPPCQVYWNWLVQQIPTWIAPNTLTIVGLLVNILSTVVLVCYCPTATEEAPPWAFILGALGLFIYQSLDAIDGKQARRTNSSSALGELFDHGCDAVSTVFVAVGTCISCGVGGLSNWMFFCGFIGMFMFFCAHWQTYVSGTLRFGLVDVTEVQVAIIIMYLMSAFGGVSLWHTTLPVIGLKLYAFPIMGIIGGALYSCYNYFYVILNGGVGKNGSTVADTSVLSPGLHIGLILTMAFIIFKKSSSHLFEHYPCLYLLTFGMVISKISNKLVIAHMTRSELHLPDTAFIGPGLLFLNQYFNSFIDEHIVLWIAMVLSLLDLTRYCMGVCLQIASHLRIRVFSITPPNHAHHD, via the exons atgGCACATTTCCTGTGGCCAGAGCCGCTGTCAGTCGCACAACTGAAGCGGCTGGAGGAGCATAAATACAGCGCCTCTGGTCGGTCCCTGTTCGAGCCGCCGTGTCAGGTCTACTGGAACTGGCTCGTCCAGCAAATTCCGACATGGATCGCACCAAATACCCTGACGATTGTGGGGCTGCTGGTCAACATCCTCTCCACGGTGGTGCTTGTGTGTTATTGCCCCACGGCAACAGAGGAG GCTCCACCATGGGCCTTCATCCTGGGTGCACTGGGCCTGTTCATCTACCAGTCACTGGATGCTATTGATGGGAAACAGGCCCGgaggacaaacagcagctcGGCCCTTGGAGAGCTCTTTGACCACGGCTGTGATGCTGTCTCCACAG tgttCGTTGCTGTGGGAACATGCATTTCATGTGGCGTAGGAGGTCTGTCAAACTGGATGTTCTTCTGTGGTTTTATCgggatgtttatgttcttctgcGCCCACTGGCAGACATATGTGTCCGGGACGCTTCGCTTTGGGCT GGTTGACGTCACAGAGGTGCAGGTCGCCATCATAATTATGTATCTGATGTCGGCGTTTGGAGGCGTGAGCCTTTGGCATACCACG TTGCCCGTCATTGGACTGAAGCTGTATGCCTTTCCCATCATGGGCATCATTGGGGGAGCCCTCTACTCCTGTTACAACTACTTCTATGTCATTTTGAATGGAGGTGTTGGCAAAAACGGCTCCACTGTAGCT GACACCAGTGTGCTGAGTCCGGGTTTGCACATCGGCCTCATCCTCACCATGGCTTTCATCATTTTTAAGAAGTCATCCAGCCATCTGTTTGAGCATTACCCCTGTCTGTACCTGCTCACCTTTGGCATGGTCATCTCCAAGATCTCCAACAAGCTGGTG ATAGCACACATGACCAGGAGTGAGTTGCACCTCCCAGACACAGCTTTTATAGGTCctggcctcctcttcctcaaccAGTACTTCAACAGCTTCATTGATGAGCACATAGTTCTCTGGATTGCCATG GTCCTCTCTCTTCTAGATCTGACACGGTACTGTATGGGCGTTTGCCTCCAGATCGCCTCCCACCTGCGCATACGAGTCTTCAGCATCACGCCGCCGAACCACGCCCACCATGATTGA